A genomic stretch from Coffea arabica cultivar ET-39 chromosome 10c, Coffea Arabica ET-39 HiFi, whole genome shotgun sequence includes:
- the LOC140015812 gene encoding uncharacterized protein, translating into MAPYETLYGRKCRSPICWDEIDERKILDPTTVSWIEKASEKVKLVRQRIQTAQSSQKNYTDNRRKNLEFAVGDLVFLKITPLKASLMSGRGKKLQPRFVGPYKIIQRMEQVAYKLKLPPNLSRIHNMFHVSMLKKYHPDPSHVLQPESIEIDETLIYKEKPVKFLDRKAKELRNKQIPLVKVLWKNHGLEEAT; encoded by the coding sequence ATGGCCCCGTATGAAACGCTTTATGGTCGGAAATGTAggtctccaatttgttgggatgaaatagaTGAACGGAAGATTTTAGACCCGACTACAGTGTCTTGGATTGAGAAAGCTAGTGAAAAGGTAAAGTTGGTACGCCAGAGAATTCAAACCGCACAGAGCAGTCAAAAGAACTATACAGATAATCGGAGGAAGAATTTGGAATTTGCTGTTGGAGATCTAGTgtttcttaagatcacacctttgaaagcaagtttgatgtctggAAGGGGAaagaaactacaaccgaggtttgtagggccttataagattattcagcgcATGGAACAGGTAGCGTATAAGTTGAAATTGCCACCGAATCTATCTCGAATTCATAATATGTTCCATGTgtctatgcttaagaagtatcatccagatccTTCACATGTCTTACAACCGGAAAGCATCGAGATCGATGAGACAttgatttataaggagaaaccgGTTAAGTTTTTGGATAGAAAGGCgaaagaattgagaaataaaCAGATACCACTAGTAAAAGTTCTCTGGAAAAACCATGGGTTAGAGGAAGCGACTTGA